The Acidovorax sp. RAC01 genomic sequence GGTGGCGGCCCGCAAAACGCAGGATCATCGGGGTGCGATTGACAATGTTTTGTCTTGCTGACGACAATCTCCCTTGTGGTATTCCCGGGGTCCAGGGGGTATGTCCCGCCTCAGAAAACCCGCGATGATCCCGCCATGAGCCAGGACCTTTCATTGCACCAGCGGCGCAGGCCGCCCACCGAGGATGAGCTGCAGGGCATCCCGTGGCTGGGCTTGCTGCAGCCCTCCGAACGCGAGCGCGCCATGGCCGCGCTGCTGGTGGGCGACGCCCGGGCCGGCGACTATGTGTGCCGCGTGGGCCGGCCGGTGACGTACTGGTTTGGCGTGGTGGAGGGCCTGCTCAAGATGAGCAGCGACAACGCCCAGGGCCAGACCATGACCTTCACCGGCGTGCCACCCGGCGGCTGGTTTGGCGAGGGCACCGCCCTCAAGCGCGAACCCTACCGCTACAACATCCAGGCGCTGCGCAAAAGCACTGTGGCGGGCCTGCCCATCGACACCTTTCACTGGCTGCTTGATCACTCCATTGGCTTCAACCGCTTCGTGATGAACCAGCTCAACGAACGGCTGGGCCAGTTCATCGCCGCGCGCGAGATTGACCGCATGAACAATCCCGACGTGCGCGTGGCGCGCAGTCTCGCGTCACTGTTCAACCCCGTGCTGTACCCGGGCGTGGGCGAGGTACTGCGCATCACGCAGCAGGAGCTGGCCTACCTGGTGGGGCTGTCGCGCCAGCGCGTGAACGAGGCGCTTTCGGCGCTGGAGATGCAGGGCACCATCCGCGTGGAATACGGCGGCCTGCGCGTGCTGGACCTGGCGTCGCTGCGGTCGAGCGTGATCCCTTCCTGAGGGGCCCGCCACATCTCGCGGGACGCTCCCCGGCGCCTTGTCCCGACGTCGCTTCAGCTGCGCGGCAGTGCGGGGGCGCTGCGGGATGCGAGCTGGCGCGGAGCCGCGTTGTGATGGGGGGCAGGCGTTGCAGCCGGGGCTGCCGTTGCGCCACCCGAGCTGCCCCATCCACCGGCCTCACCACCGTTGCGGGTCAGCCGGAAGGCATGCACCATCTGCGTCAGGCGGCCGGCCTGTTCCTTGAGGCTGTCGGCGGCGGCGGCGCCTTCTTCCACCAGCGCAGCGTTCTGCTGCGTCATTTCTTCCAGCTCGCCCACCGACTGGCTCACGTGGCCGATGCGCTGGCTTTGCTCCTGCGTCGCCGCCGTGATCTCGCCCATGATGTCTGACACGCGGCGCACCGACAGCACCAGGTCCTGAATGGTCTTGCCGGCATGGTTGACCAGGGTGCTGCCTTCTTGCACCTGGTCCACGCTGGCACCGATCAACGCCTTGATCTGCTTGGCGGCCTCGGCACTGCGCCCGGCCAGGCTGCGAACTTCGCTGGCCACCACGGCAAAGCCGCGGCCCTGCTCGCCGGCGCGGGCGGCCTCGACGGCCGCGTTCAGCGCCAGGATGTTGGTCTGGAAGGCGATGCCATCGATCACGCTGATGATGTCGGCGATCTTGCGCGAGCTGGCGCTGATGGTGTCCATGGTGCGTACCACCTGGCCCACCACCTCGCCGCCGCGGGTGGCCGCGTCAGATGCTGTGGACGCCAGCTGGTTGGCCTGCCTGGCCGAGTCGGCGCTTTGCGACACCGTGCCGGTGAGGTCGGCCAGTGCAGACGCTGCGCCCTGCAGGTTGTGGGAGGTGTGCTCCGTGCGCTGGCTCAGGTCCAGGTTGCCCGAAGCCACCTCGGAGCTGGCCACCAGGATGGAGTCGGCCGTCTGGCTGATGTCGCCCACCAGCGCGCGCAGGCGGTCCTGCATGGCCGCAATGGCGTCGAGCAACCGGCCGGTTTCGTCGTGGATGCGCACCTCGATCTGCGAGGTGAGGTCGCCGTTGGCAATGCGCTCGGCCACCACCACTGCGCGGCCGATGGGCGCCGTGATGCTGGTGGTGATGCGCCAGGCGATGAGCACGCCCAGCGCAATGGCCAGGGTCACCAGCAGCCCGCCCACGGTGCGTGCACGGCTCTGGGTCTGCTCGGCCGATGCGGTGGCTTCGGCGTTCAGGGTGTTTTGCAGCTCGATCAGCTCGCGCAGCTTGGCGCGCCAGACGTTCTCGTTGGGGGCGACGCGGGTCATCAGCGCAAGCGTGGCGCTCACGGTGTCACCGTCATCCGCAGCCTTGATGGCCGTGGCCAGCTCGGGCCGGGTCTTGCCGCCCAGGGCCTGCACTTCTTCGAGCAACTTGATCTGTGCGGGCGTGGCAGACGAGGACTGCCGGAGCAGATCTGCAAGGGCGGCCTCCTGGCGCGCATATTCCTTGAGGCTTGTGGCCACGGCGGCAATCTGCTCCTGGGCCTGTTTGGGGTCGATGTCGTTGAGCATTGCCGCCGAGCGGCTCTGGATGCCGATGGTGCTCACGGTCTCCAGCATGCCGTTGACCAGCTTGGACTTCTCCGCCCCCGCGCCGGTGATCTGCCGCATCTGGTCGTGCACCTTGCCCAGGGACAGCTGCCCCACCGCAGCCACAGCGATCAGCAGGACCAGCACGCAGCCAAACCCGAGGCCGAGTCGGCTGGAGATGGAGAGGGATTTGAGTGAGACAGATGGCATGACAGTCCTTTGGATCAACCGCGGCTTCGCTACTGACCATGATCCGGAGTCATGCAATATCGGTGCCTGCGCGCGCTTCAGGGGCGAATGAACCCAGGCGCTGATTCAGTGTAAGGAATATTTACGAAATGTGTCATGAGGCTTGAGGATGCCTCCATGCCCAACCTGCATGGGTGCGTTTGTTACATATGAGTCGCGGGCAGTTCCAAGTGAAAAGGGTCAAAATGCCGGGGCGACCCGCGGTGGCGGATTGGTAAAAACGCTTGTTGCGCCAGCGCAACGAGCCTCGGCTGCTATCAAAGTTGCACTTCCACAGGCGTCAGGGGCTTGTGCCTGTGCGGGCCCTTAAAACCACCGATCAGGTATAACCCTGTAACACTTGAAAGCCCATTGATGTCCCTGTCTGACCGTTCCTCCCAACTTCGTGCAGCCATCGCCATCGCCTGCGCCGCACTGGCAGGTTGTGCGGCTCCCGGTCCTAGCAACGGATTGCGAGAGAGCCTGGTGGCGGTCACCGCCTCGCACGAACTCATCACGTTCCATGCTGCGCAGCCTGATCGCGTTCTGGAGCGGCGCCCGGTCACGGGGCTGGCCCCGGGCGAGCGCCTGGTGGGCATTGATTTCCGTGTGGCCAAAGGCGTGCTGTATGCCCTGGCCCAGACGGGGCGTCTGTACACGCTCGACCTGCCGACGGGCGCTCTGAGCCCTGTCGGGTCTGCACCTGTCGCAGTGCCTTTGCAGGGCGCGGTGTTCGGTGTGGACTTCAACCCGGCTGCGGACCGCATCCGGGTGGTGTCCAACACGGGGCAGAACCTGCGTCTGCATCCTGACACCGGCGCAGTCGTGGACGGTGATGCCGCTGTGGAAGGGGTGCAACCGGACCCTCGCCTGCGCTACGGCTGGAGCGATGTGAACGCCCGCCGCCAACCCGACATCGCTGCTGCGGCCTACACCTACAACCCCCAGGACAGCAAGCTCACCACCAACTACGCCATCGACCGCGCGCTGGGCGTCCTCGTGATGCAGGGCTCGCGCGAGGGCACTGAGCCGGTGGTGTCGCCCAATACCGGGCAGCTGCGCACCGTCGGTTCGCTCGGGCTGGGGCCACTCACCGACGTGAGTTTTGACATCGCTGACATTGGCAACACCGCGCTGATCGCGGTGCGTACGCCAGGCGATAGCCGCACCCGCCTTCACCAGGTGGACCTGGCCACCGGGGCATCGCGCCCCCTGGGTACCGTGGGCGATGGCGTCGCGCTGGTGGGGATAGCCATCGAGCCATGATCATCGGCCGTGCGTTCATGTTGCTGCGGCCCGCTGCGCTGCGTGCCGCCATGTGCGCGGCTGTGGGAGGAGGGCTGGCCGCTGGCGCGCATGCCGGGACGGTCCAGGTGGATGTGTCTGACGCGGAAGGCCGGCCGCTTGCCGACGCCGTGGTGTTCCTCGAATCGCCGGAAGCCCGCAAGCTTTTGAAGCCCATGGCCGATGTGGAGATGGTCCAGGAAGGCCGCCAGTTTGTTCCCTCGGTGCTGGTGGTGCCCACGGGCACGGCGGTGATGTTCCCCAACCGGGACAAGGTTCGCCACCACGTTTACTCGTTCTCCCCGGCCAAGAAGTTTGAACTCAAGCTCTATGCCGGCACGCCCTCCAACCCCGTGCTGTTCGACCAGCAGGGCGTGGTCACGCTGGGCTGCAACATCCATGACCGCATGGTGGGATGGGTGGTGGTGGTCGATACGCCGTTTTTCGGGCGTTCGGCCAGCGGTTCCGGTCGGTTGCAGATCGAGAACGTGCCCCCGGGGCGGTACACCCTGAGGACCTGGCACACGCGGCTTCCCGTGGGCGCTGCCGCACAGGAACAGGCTCTGGTGGTGCCCGCCACCGGGGCCAGCCAGGCGGCCGTACGCGTCATGGGGCTGCAGCCTTGAGCCAGCGCTGGGTATGGCTGCGGCGCAGCCTGATCTTGCGACTGGTGGGGATTTCGCTGCTGCTGCTGCTGATCGTGCAGGCTGCCGGCTTTGCCGTGGTGCGCGCCAGCATCGACCGCAACGCGCGTGCCCAGATCGAACGGGCGCTGGACCTGGACGAGCGAGTCTGGCGCCGCCTGCTGGACCAGAATGCCGAGCGTCTGCGCCAGGGCTCGGCCCTGCTGGCTGCCGACTACGGTTTCCGTTCAGCCGTGAATTCCGGCGATGAAGAGACGATCCAGTCCGTGCTGGAAAACCATGGCAGCCGCATCGGCGCCGCCGTGACAGCGCTGCTGGACACCGGCTTTGCGCTGCGCTCGGTGAGCATGGCCGATGGCATGCAGGCGCTGCCAGCAGCGCTGAGCGAGGTGATGCAGCCCCTGGCAGCCGACCCGAGTGCAAGCAAGATCGCTGTGATCGGTGGCGTGGCCTACCAGTTCGTGATGGTGCCGCTGCGTGCGCCTGTGGTGGTGGGCTGGGTGCTGATGGGTTTTCCCATCAACCAGATGCTGGCCGACGAAATGCGCCAGCTCATGTCGGTTCATGTCGTCCTGCGCGTGGGCTCGGAGGCCTATGGCGTGCGGCTGCCTGTGAGCACGCTGCCCGAACCGACGCTGGCCCTGCTGCGTGAGCAAGGCGTGGTGGGCGGTGCGCTGGCCACGCCCGAGGGCATCTTGCTGGCCCGCGAAGTCCGCATGCCCAGCGTCGGGATGGGCGCCGATGTGCGTACCCTGCTGCTGCGCTCAGTGGATGAGGTCGTTGCGCCGTACCAGCAGCTTCAGGTGCTGCTGGCCATCATCACGGCGGCAGGTGTTGCGCTCTTTGCCGTGGGCACAGGCCTGGTGGCGCAGCGCATGACGACGCCGCTTCGCTCACTGCTGACGGCAACGCAGCGGCTCTCGCGCGGCGAATACGACGTTCCCCTGGCGCACACCGCGCGCACCGATGAAATCGGAAACCTGGCCCGGTCCTTTGACCACATGCGCGTCGCCATCGGTGCGCAGCAAAGCGAAATACTGCGCCTGGCCTACTGGGATCGCCTCACGGATCTTCCCAACCGGGAGCGGTTTCGCGAAGCGGTCGTCCAGGCGATAGCGGCCCGCGGTGCGGCCGTGCAGCCACTGGCAGTGCTGACGCTGGACCTGGACCGCTTCAAGCATGTGAACGACGTGCTGGGCTATGCGTATGGCGATCTGCTGCTGCAGGCCGTGGCCGCGCGGCTGCGCCAGCAGTTGCCCCCGGGCGACGACATGGTGGCCCGGCTGGGCGGTAACGAATTTGCGGTGCTGCTGCACGCTGCCGACGCAGCCGCCGCCCACGAAATGGCGCGGCGCATCATCCGGTCATTCGAGGAGCCGCTGGCGCTGGAAGACCAGCTGGTGGACCTCAGCGCGGGCATCGGCTTTGCCTGCTGGCCGGGCGATGCCGCCGATGCCGATGCCTTGCTCAGCCGCTCCGAAATCGCGATGTATGCCGCCAAGCGCAAGCTCAGCGGTGCCCTGCAGTACGACGCATCGTTTGACCTGGCCAGCACCGAGACGCTGTCCCTGCTGTCCGAGTTGCGCCGCGCGGTGGAGCAGGACGAATTGCGGCTCTACCTGCAGCCCAAGGTCTCGCTGCAAGGCACGCGCACACTGGGCGCGGAGGCGCTGGTGCGCTGGCAGCACCCCCAGCGCGGGCTGGTGCCGCCCATGCAATTCATCCCGTTTGCAGAACAGACGGGTTTTGTGCGGCAGCTCACCCTGTGGATCTTTGAGGCCGTGGCGCGGCTGCTGGCCCAGCCGCGTGCGCAGGGCCTTGGCCTGAAGGTGTCGGTGAACCTGTCAACACGCGACCTGCTCGACCCCGAGCTGAGCAACCGCCTGGGCGCCATCCTCGCGCGGCACGGGGTGGCTGCCAGTGCCTTCTGCCTGGAGATCACCGAGAGCGCGATCATGGACGACCCCCAGCGTGCCGAGGCCATGCTCAACCGTCTGTCCGAGCAGGGCTTCAAGCTGTCGATTGACGACTTCGGCACCGGCTATTCGTCGCTGGCCTACCTCAAGCGCCTGCCAGTGGATGAGCTCAAGATCGACAAGTCGTTCGTGATGGGCATGACCACGGCCGAAGACGACGCCATGATCGTGCGCTCGACCATCGATCTGGCACACAACCTGGGGCTCACGGTAGTGGCCGAAGGCGTGGAGACCGCAGACATTCTGGCCCTGCTGCGCACGTTAGGGTGCGACGAGGCGCAGGGGTACCACATCG encodes the following:
- a CDS encoding Crp/Fnr family transcriptional regulator: MSQDLSLHQRRRPPTEDELQGIPWLGLLQPSERERAMAALLVGDARAGDYVCRVGRPVTYWFGVVEGLLKMSSDNAQGQTMTFTGVPPGGWFGEGTALKREPYRYNIQALRKSTVAGLPIDTFHWLLDHSIGFNRFVMNQLNERLGQFIAAREIDRMNNPDVRVARSLASLFNPVLYPGVGEVLRITQQELAYLVGLSRQRVNEALSALEMQGTIRVEYGGLRVLDLASLRSSVIPS
- a CDS encoding methyl-accepting chemotaxis protein: MPSVSLKSLSISSRLGLGFGCVLVLLIAVAAVGQLSLGKVHDQMRQITGAGAEKSKLVNGMLETVSTIGIQSRSAAMLNDIDPKQAQEQIAAVATSLKEYARQEAALADLLRQSSSATPAQIKLLEEVQALGGKTRPELATAIKAADDGDTVSATLALMTRVAPNENVWRAKLRELIELQNTLNAEATASAEQTQSRARTVGGLLVTLAIALGVLIAWRITTSITAPIGRAVVVAERIANGDLTSQIEVRIHDETGRLLDAIAAMQDRLRALVGDISQTADSILVASSEVASGNLDLSQRTEHTSHNLQGAASALADLTGTVSQSADSARQANQLASTASDAATRGGEVVGQVVRTMDTISASSRKIADIISVIDGIAFQTNILALNAAVEAARAGEQGRGFAVVASEVRSLAGRSAEAAKQIKALIGASVDQVQEGSTLVNHAGKTIQDLVLSVRRVSDIMGEITAATQEQSQRIGHVSQSVGELEEMTQQNAALVEEGAAAADSLKEQAGRLTQMVHAFRLTRNGGEAGGWGSSGGATAAPAATPAPHHNAAPRQLASRSAPALPRS
- a CDS encoding DUF4394 domain-containing protein yields the protein MSLSDRSSQLRAAIAIACAALAGCAAPGPSNGLRESLVAVTASHELITFHAAQPDRVLERRPVTGLAPGERLVGIDFRVAKGVLYALAQTGRLYTLDLPTGALSPVGSAPVAVPLQGAVFGVDFNPAADRIRVVSNTGQNLRLHPDTGAVVDGDAAVEGVQPDPRLRYGWSDVNARRQPDIAAAAYTYNPQDSKLTTNYAIDRALGVLVMQGSREGTEPVVSPNTGQLRTVGSLGLGPLTDVSFDIADIGNTALIAVRTPGDSRTRLHQVDLATGASRPLGTVGDGVALVGIAIEP
- a CDS encoding methylamine utilization protein; amino-acid sequence: MIIGRAFMLLRPAALRAAMCAAVGGGLAAGAHAGTVQVDVSDAEGRPLADAVVFLESPEARKLLKPMADVEMVQEGRQFVPSVLVVPTGTAVMFPNRDKVRHHVYSFSPAKKFELKLYAGTPSNPVLFDQQGVVTLGCNIHDRMVGWVVVVDTPFFGRSASGSGRLQIENVPPGRYTLRTWHTRLPVGAAAQEQALVVPATGASQAAVRVMGLQP
- a CDS encoding putative bifunctional diguanylate cyclase/phosphodiesterase — protein: MSQRWVWLRRSLILRLVGISLLLLLIVQAAGFAVVRASIDRNARAQIERALDLDERVWRRLLDQNAERLRQGSALLAADYGFRSAVNSGDEETIQSVLENHGSRIGAAVTALLDTGFALRSVSMADGMQALPAALSEVMQPLAADPSASKIAVIGGVAYQFVMVPLRAPVVVGWVLMGFPINQMLADEMRQLMSVHVVLRVGSEAYGVRLPVSTLPEPTLALLREQGVVGGALATPEGILLAREVRMPSVGMGADVRTLLLRSVDEVVAPYQQLQVLLAIITAAGVALFAVGTGLVAQRMTTPLRSLLTATQRLSRGEYDVPLAHTARTDEIGNLARSFDHMRVAIGAQQSEILRLAYWDRLTDLPNRERFREAVVQAIAARGAAVQPLAVLTLDLDRFKHVNDVLGYAYGDLLLQAVAARLRQQLPPGDDMVARLGGNEFAVLLHAADAAAAHEMARRIIRSFEEPLALEDQLVDLSAGIGFACWPGDAADADALLSRSEIAMYAAKRKLSGALQYDASFDLASTETLSLLSELRRAVEQDELRLYLQPKVSLQGTRTLGAEALVRWQHPQRGLVPPMQFIPFAEQTGFVRQLTLWIFEAVARLLAQPRAQGLGLKVSVNLSTRDLLDPELSNRLGAILARHGVAASAFCLEITESAIMDDPQRAEAMLNRLSEQGFKLSIDDFGTGYSSLAYLKRLPVDELKIDKSFVMGMTTAEDDAMIVRSTIDLAHNLGLTVVAEGVETADILALLRTLGCDEAQGYHIARPLPVDDFMAWHAGQKA